A genome region from Brassica oleracea var. oleracea cultivar TO1000 chromosome C2, BOL, whole genome shotgun sequence includes the following:
- the LOC106326968 gene encoding uncharacterized protein LOC106326968, producing MERKQIKAMFFILTMIMALVCHHQSEAISFVGRLKCVLDIRSVEGCVDAIKKATKGDSRGLDKQCCDAISGLTNDCLPIIFSGGPAIGLLVKAACTHKFDDVN from the coding sequence ATGGAGCGGAAGCAGATCAAAGCTATGTTCTTTATCTTAACAATGATTATGGCTTTGGTTTGTCATCATCAGTCAGAAGCTATATCATTTGTTGGTCGTCTGAAATGCGTGTTAGATATAAGGAGCGTCGAGGGCTGTGTGGATGCCATAAAGAAAGCTACAAAGGGAGACTCTCGTGGTTTGGATAAGCAATGCTGCGACGCCATTAGTGGCCTCACCAATGACTGTTTGCCGATTATCTTCTCCGGAGGCCCCGCCATTGGCTTACTCGTTAAAGCTGCTTGCACTCATAAATTCGATGACGTTAATTAA
- the LOC106326966 gene encoding pentatricopeptide repeat-containing protein At5g15010, mitochondrial, giving the protein MRGIFLIRSLLRASAVSSSRSITVLPYSSSKRTVRPCLDPPLAYVLPLFLCSSFSTSKLVGLNQSNDDDEEDEEEIDSTIIENNVVSEDVQTISKLLKACGNNRKELREKLEECSVKPSNSLVVEILSLSRNDWETAFTFFLWARKQQRGYIHSVREYHSMISILGKMRKFDTAWTLIDEMRKLSPSLVSSQTLLIMIRKYCAVHDVGKAINTFHAYKRFKLATGIDEFQSLLSALCRYKNVQDAEHLIYCNKETYPFDAKSFNIVLNGWCNVIGSPRQAERVWMEMGNVGVQHDVVSYSCMMSCYSKGGSLNKVLRLFDRMKKERMEPDRKAYNAVVHALAKGGFVAEATSLVKTMEEEKGMEANVVTYNSLIKPLCKGKKTEEAKRVFDEMIEKGIVPTIRTYHAFMRILRTGEEVFEMLGKMRKMGCEPTVDTYVMLIRKFCRWRDFDNVAVLWDEMKVRGVGPDLSSYIVMIHGLFLNGKVDEAHGYYKEMKEKGLRANEKAEELIQSWFEGKECADKGVMGLKGDVCGVDKEGVVEDMIQSRYAEKGVKGDVCGVGKEGTVKKAEREGNFLQQPEVRRVVRGHGYSFWDE; this is encoded by the coding sequence ATGAGAGGAATCTTTCTCATTAGATCACTTCTGAGAGCTTCTGCAGTTAGCTCTTCACGATCTATTACTGTTTTGCCTTATTCAAGCAGTAAGCGTACCGTTCGACCATGTCTGGATCCTCCTCTAGCTTATGTTCTTCCTTTGTTTCTCTGTTCTTCCTTCTCTACTTCGAAGCTAGTGGGATTGAACCAGAGTAATGATGATGATGAAGAAGATGAGGAAGAGATTGACTCTACTATAATAGAAAACAACGTTGTTTCAGAGGATGTTCAGACCATCTCAAAGCTCTTGAAAGCCTGTGGTAACAACCGTAAGGAGCTGAGAGAGAAGCTTGAGGAGTGTAGTGTGAAGCCATCAAACTCACTAGTGGTGGAGATACTCTCTCTATCCCGCAATGACTGGGAAACTGCATTCACATTCTTCCTTTGGGCACGTAAGCAGCAGCGAGGCTATATCCATTCAGTTCGCGAGTACCACTCTATGATCTCTATCCTCGGTAAAATGCGAAAGTTCGATACCGCTTGGACTTTAATCGACGAGATGAGAAAGCTCAGCCCTTCTCTAGTGAGCTCGCAGACGTTATTAATCATGATCAGGAAGTACTGTGCGGTGCACGACGTGGGGAAAGCTATAAACACGTTCCACGCGTACAAAAGATTCAAACTAGCGACGGGGATCGATGAGTTCCAGAGCCTTCTCTCCGCTCTCTGTAGATACAAGAACGTTCAGGACGCAGAGCATTTGATCTACTGTAACAAGGAAACGTACCCCTTCGACGCTAAGAGTTTCAACATCGTACTCAACGGGTGGTGCAATGTGATAGGCAGCCCGCGCCAGGCGGAGAGGGTGTGGATGGAGATGGGGAATGTTGGTGTACAGCACGACGTCGTGTCGTATTCTTGCATGATGTCTTGCTACTCCAAGGGAGGGAGCTTGAACAAGGTGCTCAGGCTTTTCGACCGGATGAAGAAAGAGCGTATGGAGCCGGATAGGAAAGCGTACAACGCGGTGGTGCACGCTCTAGCTAAAGGCGGGTTTGTAGCCGAGGCGACGAGTTTGGTGAAGACGATGGAGGAGGAGAAAGGGATGGAGGCTAACGTTGTGACGTACAACTCTCTCATCAAGCCTCTGTGCAAGGGTAAGAAGACAGAAGAGGCTAAGAGGGTGTTCGACGAGATGATTGAGAAAGGGATTGTGCCGACGATACGCACTTACCATGCGTTTATGAGGATACTGAGGACAGGGGAGGAGGTTTTTGAGATGTTGGGTAAAATGAGAAAGATGGGGTGTGAGCCGACTGTGGATACGTATGTAATGTTGATCAGGAAGTTCTGTAGGTGGCGTGATTTTGATAATGTGGCGGTGTTGTGGGATGAGATGAAGGTAAGAGGTGTTGGTCCGGATCTTAGCTCGTATATTGTGATGATACATGGGTTGTTCTTGAATGGTAAGGTGGATGAAGCTCATGGGTACTATAAGGAGATGAAGGAGAAGGGGCTGAGAGCGAATGAGAAGGCTGAGGAGTTGATTCAGAGCTGGTTTGAAGGAAAAGAATGTGCAGATAAGGGGGTGATGGGTTTGAAAGGTGATGTGTGTGGTGTTGATAAAGAAGGTGTTGTTGAAGATATGATTCAAAGCCGTTATGCAGAGAAGGGAGTGAAAGGTGATGTGTGTGGTGTGGGTAAAGAAGGTACTGTGAAGAAGGCTGAGAGAGAAGGAAACTTTCTGCAGCAGCCTGAGGTGAGAAGGGTTGTGAGAGGACATGGATACTCGTTTTGGGATGAGTAG